A region of Massilia sp. WG5 DNA encodes the following proteins:
- a CDS encoding carbohydrate ABC transporter permease, translated as MNNRSSMAWTIVGVVSAVLLAALWAAPLLWAFSTALRPELETVSAEFHWLPRHWTLDAFARTLGAGNVLRWLFNSFLVALLVTVVTMAVSLMAAYAFSQLRFRGRTILFGVAMLAFLLPFEALLVPLFRIMNQLGLINSYAGIVLPQVVSPVVIYVFKQFFDEIPADFREAATMDGAGPLRVLWSVYLPISGNIVWAMAIVSFIAAWNNFLWPFIIVTSNDMMTIPLGLTQTYDAFGVRYAQLMAAALLGAMPVALAYIAFQRRVTQGFLAASGLKG; from the coding sequence ATGAACAACAGATCGAGCATGGCCTGGACCATCGTCGGCGTCGTGTCGGCCGTGCTGCTGGCCGCATTGTGGGCCGCCCCGCTGCTGTGGGCATTCTCCACGGCGCTGCGTCCGGAACTCGAGACGGTGTCCGCCGAATTCCACTGGCTGCCCCGGCACTGGACCCTGGACGCCTTCGCCAGGACCCTTGGCGCCGGCAATGTGCTGCGCTGGCTGTTCAACAGCTTCCTGGTGGCGCTGCTGGTGACCGTGGTGACGATGGCGGTCAGCCTGATGGCGGCCTATGCCTTTTCCCAGCTGCGCTTCCGCGGCCGGACCATCCTGTTCGGGGTGGCCATGCTGGCCTTCCTGCTGCCGTTCGAGGCGCTGCTGGTGCCGCTGTTCCGCATCATGAACCAGCTGGGCCTGATCAACAGCTATGCCGGCATCGTGCTGCCGCAGGTGGTGTCGCCGGTCGTGATCTACGTGTTCAAGCAGTTCTTCGACGAGATCCCGGCCGACTTCCGCGAAGCCGCGACGATGGACGGCGCCGGCCCGCTGCGGGTATTGTGGAGCGTGTACCTGCCGATCTCGGGGAATATCGTGTGGGCGATGGCGATCGTGAGCTTCATCGCCGCCTGGAACAACTTCCTGTGGCCCTTCATCATCGTCACCTCGAACGACATGATGACCATCCCGCTGGGCCTGACCCAGACCTACGACGCTTTCGGGGTGCGCTACGCCCAGCTGATGGCGGCGGCGCTGCTGGGTGCGATGCCGGTGGCGCTGGCCTACATCGCTTTCCAGCGCCGGGTCACGCAGGGCTTCCTGGCGGCAAGCGGATTGAAAGGATAA
- a CDS encoding carbohydrate ABC transporter permease: MKPSDLALPASSRREGLPATLLLAPFVIVFLLFFLVPAGVTFWMSLTESSLTRTNAFVGLANYHTLLNDPSFWDSVLNTFYFALLTVIPLTALGLVMALLVNRFVKAQAWLQGVFFLPFVLPISVMTLIADWMLQPSSGVINHILGIHRPWLADPYWALPAVAIGTVWWTVGFNMLLFLAGLRNIPADLYEAAALDGARGLTLFRSITWPALRPVATTALILQVIASLKVFGQTYILTSGGPFNTTRVTLHYMYETAFTQSDAGYAAAIAMAFVTIVILLSVLQAGVVRWLARRDA; the protein is encoded by the coding sequence ATGAAACCAAGCGACCTGGCCCTGCCGGCAAGCAGCCGCCGCGAAGGCCTGCCGGCGACGCTGCTGCTGGCGCCCTTCGTGATCGTGTTCCTGCTGTTCTTCCTGGTGCCGGCCGGCGTCACCTTCTGGATGAGCCTCACGGAGAGCAGCCTGACCCGCACCAATGCCTTCGTCGGCCTGGCCAACTACCACACCCTGCTGAACGACCCCTCGTTCTGGGACTCGGTACTGAACACCTTCTACTTTGCGCTGCTGACCGTGATCCCGCTGACCGCGCTGGGGCTGGTGATGGCACTGCTGGTGAACCGCTTTGTCAAGGCCCAGGCCTGGCTGCAGGGCGTGTTCTTCCTGCCCTTCGTGCTGCCGATCTCGGTGATGACCCTGATCGCCGACTGGATGCTGCAGCCATCCTCGGGCGTCATCAACCATATCCTCGGCATCCACCGCCCCTGGCTGGCGGATCCCTACTGGGCGCTGCCGGCGGTCGCCATCGGCACCGTCTGGTGGACGGTCGGCTTCAATATGCTGCTGTTCCTGGCCGGCCTGCGCAACATTCCGGCCGACCTCTACGAGGCCGCGGCGCTGGACGGCGCGCGCGGCCTCACGCTGTTCCGGTCGATTACCTGGCCGGCCCTGCGCCCGGTGGCGACCACCGCCCTGATCCTGCAGGTCATCGCCTCGCTGAAGGTGTTCGGCCAGACCTATATCCTGACCTCGGGCGGGCCCTTCAACACGACCCGGGTCACCCTGCACTACATGTACGAGACCGCCTTCACGCAGAGCGACGCCGGCTATGCGGCGGCAATCGCGATGGCTTTCGTCACCATCGTGATCCTGCTGTCCGTGCTGCAGGCCGGGGTCGTGCGCTGGCTGGCGAGGAGGGACGCATGA
- a CDS encoding extracellular solute-binding protein — translation MARREWKLGAAVALLVSLAWGPAPAWAQVEVRMWTLLSGGDGARMRALVDDFNASQREVRVVSTTLKWGEPFYTKLITSSVVGAGPDVATVHLSRLVNLAGGGVLRPISDAELAAVGLKGSDYLPRQWEKSRWQGKTWAVPLDTHPLVLYYNKTLLRPTGLLDAEGRLKPIEGVDALTDAFRIATEASHRRGLTMESSQSSFAIWRLWLSMLAQQNVAIVRNGQYSYGAAGEATLARISDWFRKGYAQAGLDYPASTSQFMGGGAAFMLNGVWEVPELVRASKAGTLGFEYGIVPLPTMYANASAWADSHAFAIPANAGRPPSPQKVNAVLRFVAYVSRHSMGWAEGGHIPAYRAVAESPEALALQPNAQYAAAAHNVVYDPDGWYMGAAGPLEAIASKFLPAALYGYMTPAQAIKRFEQEGARLIRKQPPRY, via the coding sequence GTGGCGCGACGAGAGTGGAAGCTCGGCGCCGCCGTCGCGCTGCTGGTGTCGCTGGCCTGGGGGCCGGCGCCGGCGTGGGCGCAGGTGGAAGTCAGGATGTGGACGCTGCTCAGCGGCGGCGACGGCGCGCGCATGCGGGCCCTGGTCGATGACTTCAACGCCAGCCAGCGCGAGGTGCGCGTGGTGAGCACTACCCTGAAATGGGGCGAACCGTTTTATACGAAGCTGATCACGTCCTCGGTGGTCGGGGCCGGACCGGACGTGGCGACCGTGCACCTGTCGCGCCTGGTGAACCTGGCCGGCGGCGGCGTGCTGCGCCCGATCTCCGATGCCGAGCTGGCGGCCGTCGGCCTGAAGGGCAGCGACTACCTGCCGCGCCAGTGGGAGAAATCCCGCTGGCAGGGGAAAACATGGGCGGTCCCGCTCGACACGCACCCCTTGGTCCTCTACTACAACAAGACCCTGCTGCGCCCGACCGGCCTGCTGGACGCCGAGGGCAGGCTGAAGCCGATCGAGGGTGTCGACGCGCTCACCGACGCCTTCCGCATCGCCACCGAAGCCAGCCACCGGCGCGGCCTGACCATGGAAAGCAGCCAGAGCTCGTTCGCGATCTGGCGCCTGTGGCTGTCGATGCTGGCGCAGCAGAACGTCGCCATCGTCCGCAACGGCCAGTACAGCTATGGCGCGGCCGGCGAGGCCACGCTGGCACGCATCAGCGACTGGTTCCGCAAGGGTTATGCCCAGGCCGGCCTCGACTACCCGGCCTCGACCAGCCAGTTCATGGGCGGCGGCGCGGCCTTCATGCTGAACGGCGTCTGGGAAGTCCCCGAGCTGGTGCGGGCCTCGAAGGCCGGCACCCTCGGCTTCGAATACGGCATCGTGCCGCTGCCGACGATGTACGCGAACGCCAGCGCCTGGGCCGATTCGCACGCCTTTGCGATTCCCGCCAACGCCGGTCGTCCGCCATCGCCGCAAAAAGTGAACGCGGTCCTGCGCTTCGTCGCCTACGTCAGCAGGCATTCGATGGGCTGGGCCGAGGGTGGCCATATCCCGGCCTACCGTGCGGTGGCGGAATCCCCTGAGGCGCTGGCGCTGCAGCCGAACGCCCAGTACGCCGCGGCGGCGCACAACGTGGTCTACGACCCGGATGGCTGGTACATGGGCGCGGCCGGGCCGCTGGAGGCGATCGCCTCGAAGTTCCTGCCGGCGGCGCTGTACGGCTACATGACGCCGGCGCAGGCGATCAAGCGCTTCGAGCAGGAAGGCGCGCGCCTGATCCGCAAGCAGCCGCCGCGCTATTGA